In Sphingobacterium sp. SYP-B4668, the sequence AGCAGCATTGGGATCTACAGCGGATGATACCCCTGAAGGGAAGTCCATTGTTGAATTGGCAGCGCTTGATCCTTTATCCTTGCATGTCGAACAGCCACGTTATATCAATTTTACTGCCGAAACACGCACTTCGGGTGTCGACTTTGGAGATACGCGGATTCGAAAAGGCTCTACAGATGCCATAAAGGCTATTGTAACACAGGCTGGGCACCCCTTTCCAACCGAAGTGGACGAAAAAGTGAAATTCATTTCGAGCAATGGAGGAACGCCTTTAGTCGTGTCTGAGAATGAAGAGGTAATGGGGGTAATCGAGTTACAGGATATTATAAAACCCGGTATTCAGGAACGTTTTCAGCGGCTTCGCAAAATGGGCATTAAGACCGTAATGGTTACCGGAGATAATCCGTTGACCGCCAAGTTTATCGCTGAAAAAGCAGGAGTAGATGATTTTATCGCAGAGGCTAAGCCCGAGGACAAAATGAACTACATTAAGCGTGAGCAAGCCGAAGGGCGTTTGGTGGCCATGATGGGAGACGGGACTAATGATGCACCAGCTTTGGCGCAGGCTGATGTAGGAGTAGCGATGAATAGTGGTACACAGGCTGCTAAAGAAGCTGGTAATATGGTCGATCTAGATAATGACCCGACCAAATTAATAGAGGTCGTCGAAATAGGAAAGCAGCTCCTGATGACTAGAGGTACCTTAACGACTTTTTCTATTGCCAATGATGTAGCCAAATACTTTGCGATTATCCCGGCATTATTTATTACCGCTATCCCAGCTTTACAGGGGTTGAATATCATGAACTTGACCAGTCCACAAAGTGCAATCCTCTCCGCCGTCATTTTCAATGCCATTATTATTCCAATGTTGATCCCTTTGGCGCTCAAAGGAGTGGCATACAAACCCATAGGCGCATCGGCACTACTACGTAGGAATCTATTTGTGTATGGATTCGGGGGAATTGTCATTCCGTTCATAGGCATAAAATTGATCGATGTGGTCGTGTCTTTATTTATCTAACTAAAAAAATTAAACAAATGAAACTACATCTTTTATCCGCCATAAGACTGACCCTGGCCACTCTCGTGTTGTTCACGGTCATTTATCCCTTAATTATTTGGAGCATTGCCCAAGTAGCACCCAATCAAGGCAAAGGCTTTGTCGTACAAAACCGTACCCAGACAGCTGTATTTTACGAAAATATTGGCCAATCCTTTACACAGGACAAGTATTTCTGGTCGAGGCCCTCAGCTGTAGATTACAACGCAGCAGGATCTGGAGCGAGCAATAAAGGACCTTCCAATTCTGAATATCTTGAAGTGGTAAAGGGACGTATCCAAGCATTTATGGTGCATAATCCTGATGTTCAACGGGCACAGATTCCTGTTGACTTAGTTACTGCCAGCGGAAGTGGACTCGATCCACACATCTCTGTCCAGGCAGCAACTGTGCAGGTCAGTCGTATTGCCAAAATACGCAATATCCCGACCGATCAGCTCAAGAGGCTTATTGAGCAGCAAGTTGAAAAACCCCTTTTGGGCTTATTCGGCCCTCAACAGGTCAATGTGTTGCGTCTCAATTTGGCTTTAGATGCGCTTGTCCAATAACAATATGGTGCAGTCATTAACAATATAATATTAAGATGAATCTATTTATAAAATACCTGACATTTGGTGTCATCCTCTCTCCATTGGTCACTCCTGAAAGATCCTATGCGCAGACAACAAGCAACCCACTGATCATTAGCGGATATGCCGAAGCATACTATACCCAAGATTTTAACAAACCCAGCCAACATATGCGTCCAGGGTTTATATACAGTCACAATCGCGCAAATGAAATCAATATCAATCTCGCGTACATTAAGGCCAATTATACAAGCGAACAGGTGCGGAGCAATCTTGCGCTTGCAGCAGGAACGTATATGAATGCCAATTACAGTGCCGAACCTGGAGTCTTGAAAAATGTATATGAGGCCAATGTAGGCGTTAAGATCTCTAAGCGACACAATCTTTGGATAGATGCCGGGATCATGCCCTCCCATCTGGGGTTTGAAAGTGCCGTAGGCAAGGACAACTGGACGTTGACACGCAGTCTTTTTGCTGAAAATTCACCTTACTTCGAAACTGGTGCTAAGATTACCTATACCACTACCGACGATCGTTGGGTTCTGAGCGGGTTGTTTTTGAATGGCTGGCAACGGATACAACGTATAGATGGCAACAGTACTCCTGCATTTGGCCACCAGCTAACGTTTAAACCCAATGAAAGATTACTTATCAATAGCGGATCATTTGTCGGTAGCGACAAGGCGGATAGTGTCAAGCAGATGCGGTACTTTCATAATTTGTATGCCATATACCAGATCACTGACAAATGGGGGGTGACAGCAGGATTTGACTTGGGGGTGCAGCAGAAGGCCAAAGGTAGCGAGGATTACAGCACCTGGTACACACCTGTATTCGTGACTCGATATTCCCCTAGCCAACGCGTCAATATTGTGGCACGTGCTGAATACTATAAGGATAATGATCAAGTAATCATATCCACAGGGACCGACCGTGGATTTCAGACTACTGGATTTTCTTTAAATGTGGATTATGTAATATTGGCCAATGTGATGTGGAGGACAGAATTGCGTAATTTGAAAAGTAAAGATGCTATTTTTACAAATAGGAATACAGAACCGACCGATAATAGTCTGACGGCGACTACAGCATTGACTTTTAGCTTCTAGGACGTTGTAAGTGGCAAGGATAACGTTTATATGGATAACGATAGAAAAAACGCCGAATATTTCCTTTCCTTGATTAAAAAATCGAGGAAAGGAAAATTTAAGATTTATATCGGCATGAGTGCCGGTGTAGGAAAGACCTATAGAATGCTTCAAGAGGCACATGCCCTGCTGCGGACAGGAATCGATGTGAAAATTGGTTATATAGAGACGCACCATAGAGCCGAAACCCATGAATTGAGTATAGGATTGCCGACAATCCCAAGGCGCAAGTCCTTTTATAAAGGAAAGGAATTGGAGGAAATGGATGTTCAGGCTATTCTCAATGTAAGACCTGAAGTTGTACTGGTTGACGAACTGGCCCATTCCAATATAGAAGGTAGTAAAAATGAAAAGCGCTGGCAGGATGTCATTGAGATTCTAGAAGCGGGGATTAGCGTCATTAGCGCAGTCAATATTCAGCATATTGAGAGCCTTAATGAAGAGGTTCGGGGTATCACGGGTATAGAAGTCAAAGAGCGGATTCCCGATCGAGTGATTACTATGGCAGACGAGGTCGTCAATATTGACTTGACGGCTGAAGATTTGATCATCCGTCTCAAAGAGGGGAAAATATATCCACAGGATAAGATAAAGACCGCACTGGCTAATTTTTTTCAGAACAATCATATTCTTCAACTTAGACAACTTGCGCTTAAAGAGGTCGCGAGCCATGTCGTCAGGCAAGTTGATCATGTTGTGCCTCGCGACGGGAAAAATAAGCACGACCGATTTTTAGCCTGTATTGGAAGTGACGCCAAAAAAGCTAAAAATGTAATTCGAAAGACCGCTCGACTAGCCAGTTACTATGGAGGGGATTGGTTTGTCCTATACGTGCAGACGCCACGAGAAGATGTGCATAAGATACCTTTAGATAAGCAAAGGATGCTGATTAATAATTTTAAGTTAGCGACCGAGTTAGGGGGCAAAGTATTACAGGTGAAGGACCGTAAAGTGCCCAACGCAATTATGGAGCAGGTTACTAAGATGAATATTACAACTGTATGTATTGGTAAACCCAAATTGTCTCTTATTCGTATTATATGGGCTACTGGAGTGTTCAACGAGTTGCTAAAGAAACTTTCCTCCGCGAATATAGATTTGGTAATTCTCTCCTAATTGAAAACGGATTCGGCAGAGGTATCTTAAATCGTTTGAATAAGATGTAAGTTTGTTAGGGTAATGAGGTGAAATAAGTAAATTAAGAGGATGAAACCAAGATAGTAAATAATAGGGATACATGGAGCAATCATTATTTACGCGGGCTCTCATCAGCAATCGAAAAGAAAATAATAGGATGAAAATTAAAGCAAAGTTGACCCTCGGGGTCGGATCCTTATTTTTATTAATAATATTATTGGCCGGGGTGAGTACCTATTATGTCAATAGCCTAAAGAAGGATACTAAGAATATTCTGCGTGCCAACTATAATACATTGGAATACGGCCGTGGAATGTTGTTGACATTGGACGAAATCCAGAAAGATCCCACCGCCATTGAGGTATTTGAATCTAATTTGCAGAAGCAGATTCAAAATGAGACAGAGCCTGGGGAGAAGGAGGCTACCGAACAAATTGTGAAGCACTTTGACGCCTTGAAAAAGGATCAGAATGATTCTGCTCTATTTGTATTTTTAAGAAGAGACATTACCGAGGTAATGCGACTCAATATGGAGGCAATCGTGCGCAAGAGCGATGTTGCTAATAATACGGCTGAATCCGCAATTGTGTGGATATCGGTCACTGGGGCGCTTTGTTTTTTATTCGCATTTGTTCTGTTGGTTAATCTGCCTGGCAATATTGCCGATCCTATCAAAGAACTCACGGTCAGTATTAAACAAATAGCTGCACAGCAATATGGCCAGCGAGTGCATTTTGAGGGACATAGTGAGTTTGGAGAATTGGCCCAATCTTTTAATACGATGGCGCAGAAACTGGAAGAATATTCGAATAGCAAGTTGGCGAATATTATGAAAGAAAAAACCCGGATCGAAACGCTAATTAATAATATGCATGATCCAGTGATTGGTATTGACGAGCATAAAAAGATACTCTTTGCCAATGAAGAAGCGCTAAAAGTGGCCGGTCTAAATTGGCTGGAAATACAAGGTCGGCAAATCCAAGATATTGCAGTTTCTAATGATTTAGTCCGCTCGCTGATTACAGATTTGGTGGCTGGTCACTCCGTGTCAACAAATGGGGAGCCAATTAAGATTGCCGCAGATGGCAAGCAGCAATATTTTGATAAGGAAGTGTTAGACATCAATATCGTACCTACCGGAGAGCAGACACCTCAGCTCATTGGTCATGTGATTTTACTCAAAAATATTACACCCTTTAAGGAACTTGATTTTGCGAAAACAAATTTCATTGCAACGGTTTCACACGAACTGAAGACACCGATTTCTTCGATTAAGATGAGTCTCAATATATTGAATCATGTGCGTACAGGGACGCTCAATGAAGAGCAGCAGCAACTCCTGGAAAGTATAGGCGATGATAGCGAAAGATTGCTCAAAATTACCTCTGAATTGTTAAATATGTCCCAAGTGGAGACGGGTAATATCCAATTGAACATACAGCAAGCCGATCCTACACATATCTTAAAGTATGCGCTTGAGGCTACCAAGGTCTCTGCCGATCAAAAGATGCTACAGGTTACCACCGTAGTGGATGCAAATCTGCCTGTGTTGAGTGTCGATCCAGAAAAAACGGCATGGGTACTCACTAATTTCATTACCAACGCTATTCGCTATGCTCCTGAGCAAACGGAGATTATTGTATCACTATGCCGTGACAACGATCGGATTCTATTTTCTGTTCGGGATTTCGGTCCGGGAATAGATCATCGGTATCAGGAGCGCATATTCGAACGCTATTTCCAAATCCCGGGTAGCTCAAAGGCTGGGACGGGTTTGGGATTGGCAATCAGTAAGGAATTTATAGAAAATCAAGGTGGACGAATAGGTGTGGACAGCGAGCAAGGAATGGGGAGTACTTTTTATTTCTATTTCCCTATCCGATAATAAGATAGTTCTCGCAGATTGCTAGATGGCGCTATTGGCAAGTTTCCTGTGGTCGAACGTTTGCTGCTTATTCTCACTGGAAAATAAGCAGCAAGGTCAGGATAGAGACTAAAAAAGTACATCTTTAATTTCTGGCGTCTTGTCGAAAACGGATTTTGCAAAGGGACAGAGGGGCAATATTTTTATGTTGTTTTCCCGCGCGTAGGATACGATTTCCAATACAATCTTCTTTCCGATGGATTGGCCGCGATACGCATCGCTCACATCTGTATGATCAATGATAATCTTGGTGTCTCCGGCATGGGTATAGGTTACTCTACCTGCTTCTTTCTCGTTGTCGATCATAGAGAAGTAACCCTTTTGAGTGTCTTTAATGTGTTTGATTTCCATGTTTTTTATTTTTTAATAATCGTATATGTTGTCTTAACCTGTAATATGTATCATCTATTTTCTTTTTCTTCTCACAAAGGTACTACCCGATTTGGCAATACATATTGATATAGGTTAAGAAATCGTGTTAGCATGCGCAAACATTTTTTTATTGGAGTCTTACCGATACTGTGTCAACCACGCTATGGCGACAGTATGAGGATTGGAAGTACCAAAAGACATTATGGCCACGACCCACTACTAATCAGCAACCACCAGAATTACTAGCGATTGAAATTTTTATGTGCAAGGTCTTTTCGCACCCGACTCAGGCTTTCTGGGGTGATGCCTAGATAAGATGCAATCAAAATCTGCGGAACACGTAGTGTCAGGTTAGGGTATATCTTAATAAAATCGAGATAACGCTGCTCAGCTGTCGCACTGAGCAATAAGGTGATTCTTTTTTGGAGATGCCGAATATGGTTGTGTAGCGATTTATTGTTAAACTCTAAAAAAGATTGGTTTTCCTTGGCCAACTGTACAATGAATTCTTCATCGATTTGTACAACTTTACTATCCTCTATAGCTTGGATATAATAATCAGAAGGGAGACCAAAATAGACACTGCCTCTATCGGAGACGATCCAATTTTCTGGAGCGAACTGCAAAATATGCTCTTTACCTTTGTCATCAATGGAATATTGCTTGAGTAGACCTTCTTCTACAAAATAAGATAGTTTGCCTACTTCGCCGGCCCGCAGTAGATAGTTTCCCTTTTTTACGGTCAATACTCTACAATTCATGACCAAGTGTTCTATGGTTTGAGTATCTATATCTGTATTGGATGTCAGATATCCGGAATAAGAGAAATTTTTCATCGAAATGTTATTTGTTTAATGTCCTAAAATATTAATATTATTTAGGAACGGAAAATTAGCAAGTATGTAGGTGTATCTCTTGATATTGAAAAGACAATTATTAGGTCTAAATGGTTGCTTTCTAGCTATAAGGCAAATCTTTTTAGTGCAAGGGACGACCGATATGATATTTTTTTCAATTAAAAGATTATATTGCATCGATAACACTTGTTTTTCGATATGAGATAGTTGTTTGCCAAAATTTATGCCATCAATAATTTCGGAACTATAAATGGAGACTTATAGGTACCTAGGGTAAACGAACAAAATCTAAGGATATTTTATTACACTCAAATAAAGCAGGTTTTGTCGCAATAGCAAACAAATTGTTCGGATGAAAAATAGACTTGCCTATCGACTACTTTGGGAACGCATACGGAATGGCGATGAAGATGCATTTTTCGATCTTTATAAATCGTTGTATTATGAGTTGGTCAATTTTGGTGTACGTACGAGTGGTGACGTGGATTTATCTAGTGAAGCAACAGATCAAGTATTTGTGACGATTTGGGAGAAGAGGGAAAAATTGGAACGTGTAGAAAATGTTCAAGCCTATCTCATAACTTTTCTAAAGAGAAAAATTCTAAGACTACTCGAAAAACAGAATAAAATCAATAAAGCCCTTCAAAATGTAAAAGCCGAGGACGATTGGTTTGAGATGCCATACGAAGAGTTTATCATACAGGTCCAAACCAATGAATGGATTCAACATCGATTAAAAGAAGCCTTGGATAAATTGACTTTCAGACAAAAGCAACTTATCCATTTGAAATTTTTCGAAGGGCTTACCTATGAGCAGATTGCCTCACGTACTCAGCAAACAATTAAGACTGCGTATAATACCGTCTATGATGCGTTGAAGATTCTGCGAGAGGAATTAAAAGATATTTAATTATCTAGTTGTCAGTGTTTTGTGTTTTTATTTTATTTTTCCTTAGGAAATTTTCAAATTCTAAGGCACTATAAAGTAAATAGCACCAAATGATAAACAATAAATATGAAAACGTTGAAGATTTTCTAATCGATAATACTTTTCAAGAGTATTGTGCTGGGGACAATCAACAATGTATCCAATACTGGACTAATTATCTGCATAAGCACCCTGAACAGGAGGCCACGATGATACAGGCAAAGAGATTGTATCACATCCTCGTTGGCAACAAAAGACCCTTGGATGCTCAGGTTGGTAAGTTGAAAGCCGATATTCAGGCACTTGCTCCTATCCCAACCATTACTAAATTTCAATTTTCATTTTGGATTAAAACTGCTGCCGCACTAGTCATATTGACAGGCGGATTGCTTTGGGCTATCCAAAGATCTAGCGTAGAGGGTGTCGCTTCCCAACAGCGAGACGTCAGCTACGTGACTGCCAATGGCGAAAAGAAAACTATTGAATTGGCAGATGGTAGTAAGGTGACGCTAAATGCTGGAAGTAAATTGTTTATGGACAAGGGATTTAATGTGAATGAAAGGCATGTCCACTTGACAGGGGAAGCTTTCTTTGATGTCAGTAGTAACAAGGAAAAACCATTTATAGTGCATACACAGGATTTTGATATTCGCGTATTGGGGACATCCTTCAATGTAAAGGCTTATCCCGAAGAGACTACTTCAGAAGCGGTATTGATCCATGGGCTCATTGAAATGAAAAGCAAGAGAGGCAATGAAAATCTAGTGCTGTTGAAGCCCAATCAAAAAGTGACGATATACAAAGCTGAGGAAAAAATTGAAGGCAAAGAGAGTGTGAAGAAAGTGAAAAAATCGCAACTTAAGGAGATTGCGATACAAGATTTAGAACCCGAAGAAGATAACTTGACATTACCGGATGTTGCCTGGAAAGAGAATCGTCTGGAAATTATTGATCAAGACTTCTCCTCGTTGCAACATGTGTTAGAGCGTTGGTATGATGTCGAAATCCAGCTGCAAGACGAACACCTACAGGACTATAGATTTACAGCCACCTTTAACAAAGAGCGTATCGATCAAGTATTAAATGCCTTACAAAAAGTACAACCCTTTAAATATAAGATATATGGAAAAAAAATAACGATTTACAAGTAAAAGAAAAGGATGGTGGTCCAACACCATCCTTCCAAAGTGATTATCAAACCGGCAGTCCCATCTAAGCTAAAAAACGAGCTGCCAAGTTTAAACTTTAACCAAGTACCAAAATATGATTAAAAATTGCTTAATGCAAGTGCATAGAGTATATTTTATGCGCTTTAGATTCATTATCTGGATGAAACTAACCTTAATTATGATGTTGATTGCCAGCCTTCATGTGTCGGCTAGCGTCTATTCTCAGCAAAAAGTTTCTTTTGATGTCAACAGGGCTAAGCTGAGTAAAGTGTTGAAGATTATTGAAGAAAATAGTGATTACTATTTTGTCTATAACTCAAGCAACCAATTATTAAACAAAGAGATTTCCCTTGCAGTGGATAATACCAAGGTAGTGGATGTACTTGCCAAGATATTCAAAAAATCTGGACTTCAATATTCGGTATCAGACGAAGGATTGGTAGTGGTGAGCCAAAGACAAGATTTGCAAGTTAAAGGCATAGTGACAGACGCTGAAGGCCATGCGCTTTCTGGAGCTACCGTCCGTTTGAAAGGCACCGCTATTGGCAGGGCCACTGATATTAATGGTCGTTTTGAACTGGATGTTCCTACTGGTAGTGTACTGATTTTCTCTTTTGCGGGCTATCTATCTCAAGAGGTTGCTGTTCAAGGGAACAACGAACTCAAGATTGTACTTCAAGAAGATAATCAATTATTGAATGAAGTGGTCGTTACTGCCTTAGGAGTAAATCGTGAAAAACGTACTTTGGGATACTCTGTCACCCAAATTAATGGGGAAACCTTGACTCAGGCACGGGAAAATAATATAGCTAATTCGTTGGTTGGTAAAGTTGCGGGGTTAGACGTTAGCTCCACTTCTGGTGGTGTAGGGTCTGCGACTAGTGTTGTTATTCGAGGTGCATCCAGCTTAAGCCAGACCAATCAACCTTTGTATGTGATTAACGGTGTCCCTATGGAGAATGCGCCAGTCGGCTTTGGTAATACCAACCCTAATGGCAATAAAGGTAGCCAATGGGATAATGCTCCCGATATGGGAGATGCCATAGGCAACCTCAATCCGGATGATATCGAGAGTATCTCTGTGTTGAAAGGTGCTGCTGCTTCAGCTCTTTATGGTTCACGAGCAAAAGCTGGTGTTATTTTGATTACGACCAAATCCGGAAAAGGTTCTGGGATTGACTTCAGCAGTAATTACGTTGTAGAACAGGTCATGGATCGGACCGATTGGCAGTATGTGTATGGACAAGGGGCCAATGGAGAAAAACCTCAAGATGGAGTTGCAGCAGCTCAGGTAGGCGGGTCAAGTTGGGGAGCCAAGTTGGACGGTAGTAGTGTGCCACAGTTTGATGGAGTTGCTAGACCATATGTAGCGCAGAAAAAAAATATAGAAAACTTCTATAACAATGGGCATACTTGGACTAATTCCTTGGCACTCAACAAAGCCTTTGAAGGTGGTGCACTACGTTTTTCTGCTAGCGATCTCTCCAATAAGTCCATTATGCCTAATTCTGGTTTAGATAGACAGTCCCTGAATTTGACGGGTACTTTCGAGCCTGTTAAAAGGCTAGCCATTGACGCACGTGCTAATTATATTATTGAAAAGGCAAAAAATCGTCCTATGCTTTCGGATGGTGCGGGCAGTGCTAATTATAATGCCGTATTCCTACCTACGAGTTTGGATATTCGGGATCTGAAACCGTGGAAAACAGATAAAGGATCTGAGATTCCTTATAATACGGGGAATTCATGGGACACTAACCCTTGGTTTGCTGCTTATGAAGTTCAGAATAATACAGATAGAAATCGTTTAATTAGCTCGTTGTCTGCTCGATATACCTTTGAGAACGGTTTGTTTGTACAAGGACGCGCAGGACAAGATTTTTATACAAATAGTTATCTGAGTGTGCTTCCTACGGGTCTTGCCTATGCACCTCCGAATAATCTGGTATCGCAGAAGATGCGGTTCTCCGATCTCAATGCTGATGTGCTAGTAGGAAAATCGTTCAAAGTGAATGACGAAATTTCTTTAACACCCAATTTGGGAGCAAGTTACCGCAATACAAAGACAGATCTGACCATCAACCAAGGTTCAGGAGTTTTGGTGCCTGGAGTCTATACGATTGTCGGGTTAAAAAATAAATCTGTTGCCTATTCAGAGACAGAGCAAGAGACACAGTCGGTATATGGGACTTTGGAATTTGCTTATCGGGATATTTTATACCTGACCGGGAGTGCTCGTTCAGACTGGTTTTCCACCCTTGCAGCACCTGGCAAAAACAATAAGTTGAGTGTGCTCTATCCATCCATTAGTGGTTCTTTTGTCTTTACTGAGTTTATAAACTCTGGAGCACTTAGTTTTGGTAAGTTAAGGGCAGGGTATGCAGTAGTTGGTCAGGCTACACGTCCATACCAGACCGCTTTAACATATAGTGTCCTTAGTCAGTCTTTAGGAGGAGCTTCTCTAGGGCAAATCACAAATTTGGAAATTCCAAACTCAGGACTTAAAGCTTCCAAAGCCTCTGAGTTGGAGATAGGTACAGATTTGCGGTTCTTTAACAACCGATTGAATATCGATTTGACTTGGTATAAAAAGCGCTCGGATGATGAGATTACGAGTGTGACTACGTCAAGTACCGTTGGTTATGATGGTGCTATTCTCAACTCCGGATCTATTGAAAATAAAGGTGTTGAAGCTTTGATTTCGGGTGTCATCATTAAAAAAGACAATTTTAATTGGACTTCCTCCTTGAATATGACCTACAACAAGAATACCGTGCTGTCACTCGCGGATGGCGTATCTGAGCAACTGATTGCAACTTCGCGTTCAGGCGTGGGCTTTCTCAAAAATATTCGTGGAAAGGCTTTGGGACAGATTGTAGCATACGACTACAAATACGATGACAACGGCGAGATTATTAAATTGGCAGATGGCTCGCCTGATCGTGGTGAATTGAAAGAATATGGTTCAGCTTATAACAAATGGTTTGCTGGCTGGAACAATGATTTTACCTATAAGCGCTTTAATTTCGGTTTCTTGATTGATGGTAAGTTTGGAGGCAAATTATTCTCAGGAACAGATTATTTAGGCTATATCAAAGGCTTACATAAAGAAACGTTGGAAAATCGGGAAGGTTTAGGTAATACGGCAGCCAAATTCTATGAGAATACCGCCAATAATACATCTTATCGTTTTGTCAATGACGCTAGTTTTATCAAATTTAGACAGTTGACATTTGGATATAGTTTCCCTGCTTCGGTATTTAACAATAAAATTAGTGGTTTGAATATAAGCCTTGTTGCACGTAATCTTTTCATACTGATGAAGAAAACGGATAACATCGACCCCGAGTCCAGTTACAATGCGACTTTTCCAGGTCTGGAATTGGGTGGTATGCCCCCAGCCAGAACCTTTGGGGTGAATTTGAATGTTAAGTTTTAATGGAGAAAGGACGATAAAACTGAGATGCCAATAGCATCAACTCGAACGCTCATTAACAATGAAATGCAATCGGATAATTGATGAACAAATAATTATATTCTGATGAAAAATAACGTAATAAAAATATATGGTCTTTTAGTAGTTGCCGGGCTTATGGGAATGACCGCGTGTACCAAAGACTTTGAAAAGATTAACACGGATCCA encodes:
- a CDS encoding FecR family protein, which produces MINNKYENVEDFLIDNTFQEYCAGDNQQCIQYWTNYLHKHPEQEATMIQAKRLYHILVGNKRPLDAQVGKLKADIQALAPIPTITKFQFSFWIKTAAALVILTGGLLWAIQRSSVEGVASQQRDVSYVTANGEKKTIELADGSKVTLNAGSKLFMDKGFNVNERHVHLTGEAFFDVSSNKEKPFIVHTQDFDIRVLGTSFNVKAYPEETTSEAVLIHGLIEMKSKRGNENLVLLKPNQKVTIYKAEEKIEGKESVKKVKKSQLKEIAIQDLEPEEDNLTLPDVAWKENRLEIIDQDFSSLQHVLERWYDVEIQLQDEHLQDYRFTATFNKERIDQVLNALQKVQPFKYKIYGKKITIYK
- a CDS encoding SusC/RagA family TonB-linked outer membrane protein, encoding MKLTLIMMLIASLHVSASVYSQQKVSFDVNRAKLSKVLKIIEENSDYYFVYNSSNQLLNKEISLAVDNTKVVDVLAKIFKKSGLQYSVSDEGLVVVSQRQDLQVKGIVTDAEGHALSGATVRLKGTAIGRATDINGRFELDVPTGSVLIFSFAGYLSQEVAVQGNNELKIVLQEDNQLLNEVVVTALGVNREKRTLGYSVTQINGETLTQARENNIANSLVGKVAGLDVSSTSGGVGSATSVVIRGASSLSQTNQPLYVINGVPMENAPVGFGNTNPNGNKGSQWDNAPDMGDAIGNLNPDDIESISVLKGAAASALYGSRAKAGVILITTKSGKGSGIDFSSNYVVEQVMDRTDWQYVYGQGANGEKPQDGVAAAQVGGSSWGAKLDGSSVPQFDGVARPYVAQKKNIENFYNNGHTWTNSLALNKAFEGGALRFSASDLSNKSIMPNSGLDRQSLNLTGTFEPVKRLAIDARANYIIEKAKNRPMLSDGAGSANYNAVFLPTSLDIRDLKPWKTDKGSEIPYNTGNSWDTNPWFAAYEVQNNTDRNRLISSLSARYTFENGLFVQGRAGQDFYTNSYLSVLPTGLAYAPPNNLVSQKMRFSDLNADVLVGKSFKVNDEISLTPNLGASYRNTKTDLTINQGSGVLVPGVYTIVGLKNKSVAYSETEQETQSVYGTLEFAYRDILYLTGSARSDWFSTLAAPGKNNKLSVLYPSISGSFVFTEFINSGALSFGKLRAGYAVVGQATRPYQTALTYSVLSQSLGGASLGQITNLEIPNSGLKASKASELEIGTDLRFFNNRLNIDLTWYKKRSDDEITSVTTSSTVGYDGAILNSGSIENKGVEALISGVIIKKDNFNWTSSLNMTYNKNTVLSLADGVSEQLIATSRSGVGFLKNIRGKALGQIVAYDYKYDDNGEIIKLADGSPDRGELKEYGSAYNKWFAGWNNDFTYKRFNFGFLIDGKFGGKLFSGTDYLGYIKGLHKETLENREGLGNTAAKFYENTANNTSYRFVNDASFIKFRQLTFGYSFPASVFNNKISGLNISLVARNLFILMKKTDNIDPESSYNATFPGLELGGMPPARTFGVNLNVKF